The Afifella aestuarii DNA segment GGAAAAGATGTGGTCGGCGGAGCCCTATGCGGAGCGCCGCGTCCAGGGCTGAGTAGGCCGGGTTACACGCGTTGCAGATCCTTGTTCTCGCGGTCGGCCGGATGAAGGCCGGACCCGAAGCCGACCTTGCGGCCCGCTATCTCGAGCGGGTCGGCAAAGCCGGCCGTTCCGTTGGTATCAGCGGGATCAGCGTGCGCGAAATTGCCGAATCCTCCGCCTCGAGGGCAGACGACCGCAAGGCGGAGGAAGCTGCGAGCCTGAAAAAGCTTGCGGCCGGATACCCGATCGTCGCGCTCGACGAGACGGGCCGCAATCTCTCATCGGAAGATTTCGCCGGGCTCATCGGCGGCGAGGCGGAAAAGGGCGTTTCCGGCCTTTGTCTCGTGATCGGCGGGCCGGACGGGCTCGATCCGGGCCTGCGCCAGGAGGCGATCGCGGCCATTGCCTTCGGGCGGATGACATGGCCGCACAAGCTCGCCCGTGCCATGCTCGCCGAGCAGGTCTACCGGGCCGTCACCATCTTGAGCGGGCATCCTTATCACCGGGCGTGAGGTTTCGCCGTGCATGAGGGGCCGGGGCGTGTGAAAGACGCCTGCGAGAACGCACTTGACCGGACGGGCGTGCGTGGGTGTCTCTCCAAAAGGCGTGGCGCAAGGCCTTGATCGACTGGCATCGTGAGACGGTGACGAATCACTCTCCGACATATCGGGCGCGGATCCTGAGGAACGGCATTCGGGCAGCGGTGCTCGTCTGCGCCGGGCTGCCGCTCGCCTTCGGGCCGAGTTTCGCCACCGAGACGGAGGTGCCGGACGAGGCGGCGGTTACGGACGAAGGTGTGACGGAGGGGGGCATGTCCCTGTCCGCCGAAGCCAGACGCCGGGCGCGGGCGGCCGAGCTCGAAGCGGTGCGGCGTTCGATCGAAGTCTCCAAGAAACGCCAGGAAGCGCTCCGCCGCGAGATTGAGACGGTGGAGGCAGACCGGGCGAAGCTCAGCAGCGAGCTGATTGCGACGGCGCAACGGCTGCGCCGGGCGGAAAACAGCATCCAGGAAACCGAGATCCGGCTCGACCGGCTGCAGGCCAACGAGGACGGGGTGCGGCAGTCGCTGGAAGCGCGGCGCGAAGTTCTGGGCGAAGTGCTTGCGGCCTTGCAGCGCATGGGCGGCACGCCGCCGCCGCCGATCCTGTCTCGGCCGGAGGATGCCTTGAAGGCGATCCGCGGTTCGATCCTCGCCGGCGCCGTTCTGCCGGATATTCGCGTGGAGGCGGAGGCGCTTGCCGCGGATCTCGCCGAGCTCACGCAGCTCAAGGCCCGGATCGAAGAAGAGCACGAGGATCTGAAGAAGCAATATGCGACGCTCGGCGAAGAGCAGACGCGCATCAATCTGTTGATCGAATCGAAGAAAGAGCAGCGCCAGAGAACCGAGGCCGCACTCACCGACGAACAGAAGAAAGCGGCCGCGCTCGCCGAGGATGCGAGCGGGCTCGAAGACCTGATCGGCTCGCTGGAAAAAGAGGTCGAGGCCTCGGCACGGGCCGCCGAAGAGGCGCGACGGGCCGAGGAAGCTGCCCGCAACAAGACGCCCGAAGAGGCGGCGCGCGATCTCCAGGATACGGCGCGCATGGCGCCGGCCGTGGAGTTCGACAAGGCACGCGGGATTTTGCCGCTGCCGGCGGCGGGCCCGATACTGACGCATTTCGGCGAAAAGGACGAATTCGGGGCACATGCCGGGGGAATTTCGATCGCCACACGCCCGGGTGCGCGTGTTGTCTCACCCGCCGATGGCTGGGTCGTCTATGCGGGACCCTTCCGCAGCTACGGGCAGGTCTTGATCCTGAACGTCGGGAGCGGATATCATGTTGTTCTGGCTGGGCTTGAGCGCATAGATGTGGCACTTGGCCAGTTCGTGCTGGCTGGGGAGCCGGTCGCGGTTATGGGTGCGGAGCGGCTTGCAAGCCTTAGTGATATTGACCACACTTCCGCCCAGCCCGTTCTATATGTCGAGTTTCGCAAGGATGGACGGTCGATCGACCCGGATCCGTGGTGGGACCGGCGCGAGCAAAAAGAGGTTCGAGGATGATGCGTAAGATGGGCCTGCTGGCCGCAGGTGCGGTGGTTGGCGCGGTGGCCATGGGCGCTGTCGTGCAAGTCGGACAGACCGGTTCGGCGACGGCCGCTTCCTCTGAAACCTACCGCCAACTCAACCTTTTCGGCGACGTCTTCGAACGCGTGCGCAGCGATTATGTCGAGGAGCCTTCGGAGAAGGATCTGATCGAAGCGGCGATCGACGGCATGCTGACCTCGCTCGATCCGCATTCGAGCTATCTCGATCCGAAGAGCTTCCGCGACATGCAGGTGCAGACGCGCGGCGAATTCGGCGGGCTCGGCATCGAGGTGACGCAGGAGAACGACCTCATCAAGGTCGTGACGCCGATCGAAGATACGCCGGCCGACAAAGCGGGCGTGCGCGCCGGCGACGTGATCACGCATCTCGACGGCGAGCCGATCGCCGGTCTATCGCTGCGTGAGGCCGTCGATCAGATGCGCGGTCCGGTGAATTCCCCGATCACGCTGACGGTCCGCCGCGAGGGCGTCGAGAAGCCGCTCGAGATCAAGATCATCCGCGACATCATTCAGGTGCGCTCGGTGCGCGACCGAGCCGAGGACGATGTCGGCTATATCCGCATCACGCAGTTCAACGAACAGACCGCCGACGGCCTCAACGACGCCTTCAGCGAGCTGAAGAAGGAAATCGGCAAGGACAAGCTCAAGGGCTATATCCTCGATCTGCGCAACAATCCGGGCGGTCTTCTGGATCAGGCGATCGCCGTGTCGGACGACTTCCTCGACAAGGGTGAGATCGTCTCCACGCGCGGCCGCAAGGAAGACGACGTGCAGCGTGCGACGGCGCGGGCCGGCGACAAGGCCGACGGCAAGCCGGTCATCGTTCTCGTCAACGGCGCTTCCGCCTCGGCTTCGGAGATCGTGGCCGGTGCGCTGCAGGACCACCGCCGCGCGACGATCGTCGGCACGCGCTCCTTCGGCAAAGGCTCGGTGCAGACGATCATTCCGCTCGGCCGCAACGGTGCCATCCGGCTGACGACGGCGCGCTACTACACGCCTTCGGGCCGCTCGATCCAGGCCAAGGGCATCGAGCCGGACATCGAGGTCGTGCAGGAGCTGCCGGAAGAGCTGAAGGGCAGCGAGGAAGCGACGGGCGAGGCCAATCTGCGCGGCCATCTGTCGAGCGAGGACGGCGAGGAGGAGAAGGTCTCCGCGGCGTCGGCCTATGTCCCGGCGGACGCCAAGGACGACAAGCAGCTGCAATATGCGCTCGATCTTCTGCGCGGCATCCAGGTCAACAACCGGTTTCCGGCAGACCCGTCCCAGGGTATACCTAACTGACGAATCAGCGGGGCATTTCGCCCCGCTGCATGAGCCAGCCGACGGGAATCGATGGCGGCCGACGAGCTCAATGCACCTTTGAAACGCCCGGCGCGGCCGGCCCGAAAGGGAGTGCTGCGCTGGCTTTTCTATGTCCCGCTGGTTCTCGCCGGCGTGGTGTTCGTCACCGCCTTGATGTGGACGGCGCTCGTCGATGATCCCGATGGCGGGCGCGCCGTCGCGGTTGCCGAAGTGAAGGGGGCCGGACCCGAGACGACCGGCAGCATCGACAAGACGTCCCTCAAGGATGCGCGCCGCCAGGCGCTTGCCGCTCCCGGCTGGGAGACGCAGGCGGGAGCGAGCGCCCCGTCGAATGCGGCCTCTCTCTTCACCGACCCAGCACAGCCTGATCCTGCCGCGTCTTCCGAGCCGCAAACGGATTTCGAGCGCATGCAGGCGGCCTTGCAGCAGGCGCCATCGAGCACTGCCTTCTTCGCCGGCGCGCCGCTTCCGGAATTGCAGGAAAGCTCCGCCTACGGGCCTCTGCCGCGCATCGGCGACGATGGCACGATGCCGCGCGAAGCCTATGCGCGGCCGGCCTATCTGGCGCCCGACCAGCCGCATATCGCCATCGTCGTCGGCGGGCTCGGCATCAGCCAGACGGGCACGCAGCGCGCCATCCGGGCCCTGCCGAGCGACGTCACCTTCGCCTTCGCAGCAACCGGAT contains these protein-coding regions:
- the rlmH gene encoding 23S rRNA (pseudouridine(1915)-N(3))-methyltransferase RlmH, with translation MQILVLAVGRMKAGPEADLAARYLERVGKAGRSVGISGISVREIAESSASRADDRKAEEAASLKKLAAGYPIVALDETGRNLSSEDFAGLIGGEAEKGVSGLCLVIGGPDGLDPGLRQEAIAAIAFGRMTWPHKLARAMLAEQVYRAVTILSGHPYHRA
- a CDS encoding murein hydrolase activator EnvC family protein, which produces MTNHSPTYRARILRNGIRAAVLVCAGLPLAFGPSFATETEVPDEAAVTDEGVTEGGMSLSAEARRRARAAELEAVRRSIEVSKKRQEALRREIETVEADRAKLSSELIATAQRLRRAENSIQETEIRLDRLQANEDGVRQSLEARREVLGEVLAALQRMGGTPPPPILSRPEDALKAIRGSILAGAVLPDIRVEAEALAADLAELTQLKARIEEEHEDLKKQYATLGEEQTRINLLIESKKEQRQRTEAALTDEQKKAAALAEDASGLEDLIGSLEKEVEASARAAEEARRAEEAARNKTPEEAARDLQDTARMAPAVEFDKARGILPLPAAGPILTHFGEKDEFGAHAGGISIATRPGARVVSPADGWVVYAGPFRSYGQVLILNVGSGYHVVLAGLERIDVALGQFVLAGEPVAVMGAERLASLSDIDHTSAQPVLYVEFRKDGRSIDPDPWWDRREQKEVRG
- a CDS encoding S41 family peptidase — translated: MMRKMGLLAAGAVVGAVAMGAVVQVGQTGSATAASSETYRQLNLFGDVFERVRSDYVEEPSEKDLIEAAIDGMLTSLDPHSSYLDPKSFRDMQVQTRGEFGGLGIEVTQENDLIKVVTPIEDTPADKAGVRAGDVITHLDGEPIAGLSLREAVDQMRGPVNSPITLTVRREGVEKPLEIKIIRDIIQVRSVRDRAEDDVGYIRITQFNEQTADGLNDAFSELKKEIGKDKLKGYILDLRNNPGGLLDQAIAVSDDFLDKGEIVSTRGRKEDDVQRATARAGDKADGKPVIVLVNGASASASEIVAGALQDHRRATIVGTRSFGKGSVQTIIPLGRNGAIRLTTARYYTPSGRSIQAKGIEPDIEVVQELPEELKGSEEATGEANLRGHLSSEDGEEEKVSAASAYVPADAKDDKQLQYALDLLRGIQVNNRFPADPSQGIPN
- a CDS encoding divergent polysaccharide deacetylase family protein, translated to MAADELNAPLKRPARPARKGVLRWLFYVPLVLAGVVFVTALMWTALVDDPDGGRAVAVAEVKGAGPETTGSIDKTSLKDARRQALAAPGWETQAGASAPSNAASLFTDPAQPDPAASSEPQTDFERMQAALQQAPSSTAFFAGAPLPELQESSAYGPLPRIGDDGTMPREAYARPAYLAPDQPHIAIVVGGLGISQTGTQRAIRALPSDVTFAFAATGSSLNRWAGDARADGHEILLQAPMEPFGYPSTDPGEHTLLVSAKSGANADSLAWILSRAGGYTGIMNYLGGRFTAEADAMRPLLANLGERGLLYVDDGSSDLSVAARLGPSLGTPVVVADRIIDEQRQPALIAKALDDLEAIARQKGRAVGVASAFPSTVSALAEWIPEAEARGIAFVPVSALAQQEE